One region of Mycobacterium riyadhense genomic DNA includes:
- a CDS encoding phosphatase PAP2 family protein, whose amino-acid sequence MSRPRNTADLVPVSLAVLLGIAGVVVYAVLWVGHSHHWGWLYDADWSLLTPAHDVGIKHPGWVRFWDVVSVVLGPFVLRPLGLLAAVIALVMRKVRVGLLLLACAPLDGLVTTVAKDLAGRPRPATALVFAPSTSFPSGHALEAIASLLALLVFVLPMMKAQAMRVAAVAVAAVSVVTVGAARVALNVHHPSDVIAGWALGYVYFLLCLWVFRPIPVRGTARWPLSRRGDPTGSKALLDPEA is encoded by the coding sequence ATGAGCCGCCCCAGAAACACGGCCGATTTGGTACCTGTGTCGCTCGCTGTTCTTCTCGGTATTGCCGGGGTGGTGGTCTACGCCGTGCTATGGGTGGGGCATAGCCACCACTGGGGCTGGCTGTACGACGCCGATTGGTCGTTGTTGACTCCGGCACACGACGTTGGGATCAAGCACCCGGGGTGGGTGCGATTCTGGGATGTCGTGTCCGTTGTCCTGGGTCCGTTCGTGCTGCGGCCGTTGGGATTGTTGGCTGCGGTGATCGCCCTGGTGATGCGCAAGGTCCGGGTGGGGTTGTTGCTGTTGGCTTGTGCGCCGCTCGACGGATTGGTGACGACGGTGGCCAAGGATCTGGCCGGTCGTCCTCGACCGGCGACCGCGCTGGTATTCGCACCCTCAACCTCGTTCCCGTCGGGGCACGCGCTGGAAGCGATAGCCAGTTTGCTGGCGCTGTTGGTCTTCGTACTGCCGATGATGAAGGCCCAGGCGATGCGGGTCGCCGCGGTCGCGGTGGCCGCGGTGAGTGTGGTGACCGTCGGTGCCGCCAGAGTCGCGCTCAACGTGCACCATCCTTCGGATGTGATCGCCGGTTGGGCGCTGGGCTACGTCTATTTCCTGTTGTGCCTGTGGGTATTTCGGCCGATCCCGGTAAGAGGCACCGCGCGCTGGCCTTTGTCACGGCGCGGTGACCCAACCGGGTCTAAAGCTTTACTTGACCCTGAGGCTTAG
- the eccE gene encoding type VII secretion protein EccE, whose translation MSIPRPGTGRLTLALLAVAPAVLAYPWQSPRDYWLLGIAAAVVVLLFGWWRGLYFTTILCRGLAILGRRRRRVPEPGTDTRTTALLRVGPPTSDRGGLPLPLIARYLDCYGVRLDKIRITSRATGADEPQTWIGLTVAATDNLAALQARSSRIPLHETAQVAARRLTDHLREIGWDASTVAPEDIPELIGEESRETWNGVRQGDSDYVAAYRIGAGASLLETLNAIRSHPTRETWTVLEIAGAPPHYTVAAACAFRTDTRPRGGAPLDGLTSQRGNQLPALLALDPVATQRLDGHTDAPADLLTGLNWPAPAALSRT comes from the coding sequence GTGAGCATCCCGCGTCCCGGAACCGGCCGGCTCACCTTGGCGCTATTGGCCGTGGCGCCCGCCGTGCTGGCCTACCCGTGGCAATCGCCACGTGACTACTGGTTGCTCGGCATCGCCGCCGCCGTGGTGGTCCTGCTGTTCGGCTGGTGGCGCGGGCTGTACTTCACAACGATCCTGTGCCGCGGGCTCGCGATCCTGGGCCGTCGGCGGCGTCGCGTCCCCGAGCCAGGAACCGACACGCGCACAACGGCGCTGTTGCGGGTCGGGCCGCCGACGTCCGACCGCGGTGGGCTCCCGCTGCCGCTGATCGCCCGCTACCTCGACTGCTACGGCGTTCGCCTCGACAAGATCCGAATCACCAGCCGCGCTACCGGCGCCGACGAACCGCAAACCTGGATTGGGCTGACGGTGGCGGCCACCGACAACCTAGCGGCGCTACAGGCGCGCTCGTCACGGATCCCGCTGCACGAGACCGCCCAAGTCGCCGCCCGCCGGCTCACCGATCACCTCCGTGAAATCGGCTGGGATGCGAGCACCGTTGCGCCCGAAGACATCCCAGAGCTGATCGGGGAGGAATCTCGCGAGACGTGGAACGGGGTGCGGCAAGGCGACTCGGATTACGTTGCGGCATACCGGATCGGCGCCGGCGCGTCGTTGCTCGAAACCTTGAACGCAATCCGATCGCATCCGACACGTGAGACGTGGACGGTACTGGAGATCGCCGGAGCCCCACCCCATTACACCGTTGCTGCGGCGTGCGCCTTCCGAACCGATACGCGACCCAGGGGTGGCGCTCCGCTTGACGGCCTGACTTCGCAACGCGGAAACCAACTTCCGGCGCTATTGGCATTGGATCCGGTGGCCACGCAGCGGCTTGACGGGCATACCGATGCACCCGCCGACCTGTTGACCGGACTGAACTGGCCCGCGCCCGCAGCGCTTAGTCGAACATAA
- a CDS encoding alpha/beta hydrolase family protein, which translates to MGGTWPADPIDPPVPIPNVAGADAGAEGLPSLSALSVRQRLVVESSAIGDIAMRTAAASVLSATVAPAVIVNALRRADSGGERGNLNFYAGLAAERDPAKSFPAPTKPPKISSRPASPLAEWIAHGTVDNISFASSFRAINPTMRKQWSALSANNIVRAQHWRHDDGPRPTLCVIHGFMGSSYWLNGLFFSLPWYYESGYDVLLYTLPFHGKRAERHSPYSGFGFFASGLSGFAESMAQAVHDFRSLVDYLRRIGVERIALTGISLGGYTAALIASVENRLEAVIPNCPVVSPAKLFDEWFPANKLVPLGLRLSNISRDELDAGLSYHSPLNYRPLLPKERRMIITGLGDRMAPPDHAVTLWEHWDKCALHWFPGNHVLHVSQLDYLRRMTPFLHGFMFD; encoded by the coding sequence ATGGGGGGGACTTGGCCAGCTGATCCAATCGATCCGCCCGTGCCCATTCCCAATGTCGCCGGCGCCGACGCCGGCGCCGAGGGGTTACCCTCGCTCTCGGCGCTGTCGGTCCGGCAGCGCTTGGTCGTCGAATCCTCGGCGATCGGCGATATCGCGATGCGTACTGCCGCCGCGTCGGTGCTCTCCGCGACGGTGGCCCCGGCCGTTATCGTCAACGCGCTGCGCCGCGCGGATTCCGGTGGCGAGCGCGGCAACCTGAACTTTTACGCCGGACTTGCGGCCGAACGTGATCCGGCGAAGTCGTTTCCGGCACCGACCAAGCCTCCCAAGATTTCGTCGCGACCAGCAAGTCCGCTCGCGGAGTGGATCGCGCACGGCACCGTCGACAACATCTCGTTCGCGAGCAGCTTCCGGGCGATCAACCCCACTATGCGCAAACAGTGGAGTGCGCTGAGCGCCAACAACATCGTGCGCGCGCAGCACTGGCGCCACGACGACGGGCCGCGACCCACGCTGTGTGTCATCCATGGCTTCATGGGTTCGTCCTACTGGCTAAATGGGCTGTTCTTCTCACTGCCGTGGTATTACGAATCCGGCTACGACGTCCTGTTGTACACATTGCCATTTCACGGCAAGCGGGCCGAAAGGCATTCGCCGTACAGCGGTTTCGGCTTCTTCGCCAGCGGACTCAGCGGTTTCGCCGAGTCGATGGCACAGGCGGTACACGACTTTCGGTCTCTCGTGGACTATCTGCGCCGCATTGGTGTCGAACGGATCGCGCTGACCGGAATATCGTTGGGAGGCTACACGGCGGCGTTGATTGCCTCGGTCGAAAACCGGCTCGAGGCCGTCATCCCCAACTGCCCGGTCGTCAGCCCCGCGAAGCTGTTCGACGAATGGTTCCCGGCCAACAAGCTCGTCCCGCTGGGACTGCGGTTGTCCAACATCAGCCGCGATGAGTTGGACGCCGGGCTGTCCTACCACAGCCCGTTGAACTATCGGCCGCTATTGCCCAAAGAGCGCCGGATGATCATCACCGGACTCGGCGATCGAATGGCTCCACCGGACCACGCCGTAACTCTTTGGGAGCATTGGGATAAGTGCGCACTGCACTGGTTCCCCGGCAACCACGTCCTACACGTGAGCCAGTTGGATTATCTGAGGCGGATGACGCCGTTCCTGCACGGCTTTATGTTCGACTAA
- a CDS encoding Hsp70 family protein, with the protein MYDPLGLSIGTTNLVAASNGKTPVTRRAVLTLYPHCAPKIGARAENPNLTESGTLMSGFVERIGDSVALVSPDGSAHDPDLLMVEALDAMVVTVGADVSSSEISIAVPAHWKPGTVQALRNGLRTHVGFIRSGMAPRLVPDAIAALTAVKAELGLPAGGVVGLLDFGGSGSYVTMVDTKSDFEPVSATMRYDDFSGSQIDQALLLHVIEELGHGDIDPESTTAVGQLGQLREQCREAKERLSTDAVTELAAELRGSSFVIQVTRDEFENLIQDRLTGFIYAFDDMLARNNATWADLAAVVTVGGGASIPLVTQRLTMHTRRPILTASQPACAAAMGALLLAARGEEIDLRTRTSIGLLAAAGASRASSTSVIELPAGDVMVIDQDALTDRELAWSQTDFPGEAPVRFDGDSYNEDGPSWSMRLNVIDPPKEPPWRRFRVSQLLIGISAVVAMTAIGGVAFTLTATERHPAPVVPSVAPPRPSSMPPRVVPSPHSPSPVPPLPSATPIPSAAPAPTSVAPPPAPPTPSAVMTTTKAPSVTTTTTTTPATTPPTTTTRTTTPTTTTEAEAATTEPPTTTSTVKMTTEWLHVPLLPIPIPIQVPANQGPQAPAPQDQGPQNPFLSPGSP; encoded by the coding sequence ATGTACGACCCACTTGGGTTGTCGATCGGGACCACTAACCTGGTTGCGGCGTCTAACGGAAAAACTCCGGTTACCCGTCGCGCTGTCCTGACGCTGTATCCGCATTGTGCACCGAAAATCGGTGCGCGCGCGGAAAACCCGAACCTAACCGAGTCCGGCACGCTGATGAGCGGCTTCGTGGAGCGCATCGGGGATTCGGTGGCGCTGGTGTCCCCCGATGGGTCCGCTCACGACCCGGATCTATTGATGGTGGAGGCACTGGACGCGATGGTGGTCACCGTCGGTGCCGACGTGAGTTCGTCGGAGATCTCCATTGCCGTTCCGGCGCACTGGAAACCCGGAACGGTGCAGGCGCTGCGCAACGGATTACGCACACACGTCGGCTTTATCCGCAGCGGCATGGCGCCGCGTCTGGTGCCGGATGCGATCGCCGCGTTGACGGCGGTGAAGGCCGAATTGGGGCTTCCCGCAGGCGGTGTGGTAGGGCTGTTAGATTTCGGTGGCTCCGGAAGCTATGTCACCATGGTGGACACCAAATCGGATTTCGAGCCCGTCAGCGCCACAATGCGTTACGACGACTTCTCCGGCAGCCAGATAGACCAAGCGCTGTTGCTGCACGTCATCGAAGAGCTCGGCCACGGTGACATCGATCCGGAAAGCACCACCGCGGTCGGCCAACTCGGCCAACTCAGGGAGCAATGCCGTGAGGCCAAGGAGCGGTTGTCCACCGACGCGGTCACCGAATTGGCCGCCGAGCTTCGCGGATCCAGCTTCGTCATTCAAGTGACTCGAGACGAGTTTGAAAACCTGATACAGGACCGGCTCACTGGTTTCATCTACGCGTTCGACGACATGCTGGCGCGTAACAATGCGACCTGGGCCGACCTCGCTGCGGTGGTCACCGTCGGCGGTGGTGCCAGCATTCCGCTTGTCACTCAACGCCTTACAATGCACACTCGCCGTCCGATCCTGACCGCGTCGCAACCGGCGTGCGCGGCCGCGATGGGCGCGCTGCTGCTGGCCGCGCGGGGGGAAGAAATTGATCTGCGGACGCGGACGTCCATAGGCCTGTTGGCGGCGGCTGGGGCGTCGAGGGCGTCGAGCACCAGCGTGATCGAACTGCCGGCCGGCGATGTCATGGTGATCGATCAGGACGCGCTGACGGATCGCGAGTTGGCTTGGTCGCAGACCGACTTCCCCGGTGAAGCGCCGGTGCGGTTCGACGGTGACTCCTACAACGAGGACGGTCCCAGCTGGTCGATGCGGCTGAACGTGATCGATCCGCCCAAGGAACCGCCGTGGCGCCGATTCCGGGTGTCACAGTTGCTCATCGGGATCAGCGCCGTAGTGGCTATGACCGCGATCGGCGGTGTGGCATTTACGTTGACGGCCACCGAGCGGCACCCGGCACCCGTGGTTCCCAGCGTCGCACCCCCACGGCCCAGCTCCATGCCGCCCAGAGTCGTGCCCAGCCCGCATTCGCCAAGTCCCGTCCCGCCGCTGCCCAGCGCCACGCCGATCCCCAGCGCCGCACCCGCCCCAACCAGCGTCGCGCCGCCGCCAGCGCCGCCGACGCCGTCGGCGGTGATGACAACCACCAAGGCGCCGTCGGTCACCACCACGACGACGACCACGCCGGCCACGACCCCGCCGACAACCACAACCAGAACCACCACGCCGACGACCACAACCGAGGCGGAGGCCGCGACGACCGAGCCGCCTACCACGACATCGACGGTGAAGATGACGACGGAATGGTTGCACGTCCCGCTGTTACCGATCCCGATACCGATACAGGTTCCGGCGAATCAGGGTCCGCAGGCCCCGGCCCCGCAGGACCAGGGCCCGCAGAATCCCTTCCTGAGCCCCGGCTCGCCGTGA
- a CDS encoding integrase catalytic domain-containing protein, with the protein MASRGEITTKYAKAYVKASKKDKGLILDQVMSVTDWSRDNARRRLTGAAKRRAGTGRGVAARPRKPRTPKYSYDALKVLQRVWAASGGQCGKYLAASMALQLDGLQRHGELVFGRDRYSPKVRQELLAMSAASIDRYLKTAKAKDQISGVSTTKPSPLLRNSIKVRRAGDEVDTEPGFFEGDTVAHCGPTLKGEFARTLNLTDVHTGWVFTRTMRNNAHTHVLAALRKAVIEIPYAVTGLDFDNGTEFLNKPVINWAGDKGIYFTRSRPYKKNDQATIESKNNHLVRKYAFYYRYDTPEERAVLNRLWRLVNDRLNYLTPTIKPIGYTSTADGRRRRCYDAPQTPLDRLLAAQVLSPAQRAELIAYRDSLNPAEIGREIADLQNRLVLLAKQKTEQLYLASIRTALPDIRKGVRIKASRTAPRFRGHSYVRH; encoded by the coding sequence ATGGCGTCTCGGGGCGAGATCACCACGAAGTACGCCAAGGCGTATGTGAAGGCGTCGAAAAAGGACAAGGGGCTGATTTTGGATCAAGTGATGTCGGTGACGGACTGGTCACGCGATAACGCCCGCCGGCGGCTTACAGGAGCGGCGAAACGGCGGGCCGGGACGGGCCGCGGGGTCGCTGCACGGCCCCGTAAGCCGCGGACCCCGAAGTACTCCTATGACGCGTTGAAGGTGCTGCAGAGGGTGTGGGCCGCTTCGGGTGGGCAGTGCGGGAAGTACCTGGCCGCCTCGATGGCGTTGCAGCTCGACGGGTTGCAACGGCACGGCGAGTTGGTGTTCGGGCGTGACCGCTACAGTCCCAAAGTGCGCCAGGAACTGCTGGCGATGAGTGCGGCCAGCATCGATCGTTATCTGAAGACCGCGAAGGCCAAGGATCAGATATCGGGTGTGTCGACAACGAAACCCTCACCGCTGCTGCGGAATTCGATCAAGGTCCGCAGAGCTGGGGATGAGGTGGACACGGAGCCGGGGTTCTTCGAGGGTGATACCGTCGCCCATTGTGGGCCGACCCTCAAAGGGGAGTTCGCCCGCACCTTGAATCTGACCGATGTGCACACCGGGTGGGTGTTCACCCGCACGATGCGCAACAATGCCCACACCCATGTGCTGGCCGCGCTGCGTAAAGCTGTCATCGAGATTCCTTACGCGGTAACAGGTTTGGACTTTGACAACGGCACCGAGTTTCTCAACAAACCAGTGATTAACTGGGCCGGAGACAAAGGGATCTACTTCACCCGCTCGCGCCCGTACAAGAAGAACGACCAGGCCACTATCGAGTCGAAGAACAACCACCTGGTCCGCAAGTACGCGTTCTACTACCGCTACGACACGCCCGAAGAACGCGCTGTGCTCAACCGCCTATGGCGCCTGGTCAATGACCGGCTCAACTACCTGACTCCGACCATCAAACCCATCGGATACACCAGCACTGCCGACGGGCGCCGCCGACGCTGCTACGACGCCCCGCAAACGCCGCTGGACCGGCTGCTGGCCGCCCAGGTGCTCTCCCCGGCTCAGCGGGCCGAGTTGATCGCCTACCGTGACAGCCTCAACCCCGCGGAGATCGGCCGTGAGATCGCCGACCTGCAGAACCGGCTTGTCCTGCTAGCCAAGCAGAAAACCGAGCAGCTCTACCTGGCCAGCATCCGCACCGCCCTGCCCGACATCCGCAAAGGCGTCCGGATCAAGGCCAGCCGAACCGCCCCTCGGTTTCGCGGGCATTCTTATGTGAGGCATTGA
- a CDS encoding sulfatase family protein, translating to MAGEHADNVLIVHWHDLGRYLGVYGHPDVSSPRLDQLAADGILLTRAHATAPLCSPSRGSLFTGRYPQSNGLVGLAHHGWEYRTGVRTLPQLLSESGWYSALFGMQHETSYPKRLGFDEFDVSISYCEYVVDKAQEWLRDSAPALAGQPFLLTAGFFETHRPYPRDRYEPADSAAVDVPGHLPDTAEVRQDLADFYGSIAKADSAVGKLLDTLAEAGLDASTWVVFVTDHGAAFPRAKSTLYDAGTGIAMIIRPPTRRAVAPGIYDELFSGVDLVPTLLGLLGLDIPADIEGVSHAQVILASDARNEPVRDHVYTTKTYHDSFDPIRAIRTKEYSYIENYVPRPLLDLPWDIGESPSGQAVAPLVTAPRPQRELYDLRADPTESNNLLAGDDARDFDAIAADLAVRLHDWRQRTNDVIPSEFAGTRIAQRYTETYLRIHHMTPTARSAIASDRGIELPT from the coding sequence ATGGCGGGTGAGCACGCAGACAACGTGTTGATCGTGCATTGGCACGACCTGGGGCGGTACCTGGGCGTCTACGGCCACCCGGACGTTTCCAGCCCACGGCTGGACCAGCTTGCCGCCGACGGGATTCTGCTCACCAGGGCCCATGCCACCGCACCGTTGTGCTCGCCGTCGCGAGGATCGCTGTTCACCGGTCGTTACCCGCAGAGCAACGGGTTGGTCGGCCTGGCCCATCATGGCTGGGAGTATCGCACCGGTGTCCGGACCCTGCCCCAGTTGCTGTCCGAATCTGGTTGGTACTCAGCACTTTTCGGTATGCAACACGAGACGTCCTACCCGAAGCGGCTGGGGTTCGACGAATTCGACGTGTCGATCTCCTACTGCGAGTACGTGGTCGACAAGGCCCAGGAATGGCTGCGGGACAGCGCCCCGGCCCTTGCCGGGCAACCGTTCCTGTTGACGGCGGGGTTCTTCGAAACCCACCGGCCCTATCCGCGTGACCGTTACGAACCGGCCGACAGCGCGGCGGTCGACGTGCCCGGCCACCTGCCCGATACCGCCGAGGTGCGCCAGGACCTAGCAGATTTCTATGGCTCCATCGCCAAGGCCGACTCCGCGGTGGGCAAGCTACTGGACACGCTGGCCGAGGCCGGCCTGGATGCCAGCACGTGGGTGGTGTTTGTCACCGATCACGGCGCGGCCTTCCCGCGCGCGAAATCCACGTTGTACGACGCCGGGACCGGCATTGCGATGATCATCCGTCCACCCACCCGCCGGGCGGTGGCCCCGGGTATCTATGACGAACTGTTCAGCGGGGTGGATCTAGTCCCGACGCTGCTGGGCCTGCTGGGTCTCGACATCCCGGCGGACATCGAGGGGGTTTCGCACGCGCAGGTGATACTTGCGTCGGACGCACGAAACGAGCCGGTGCGCGACCACGTGTACACCACCAAGACCTATCACGACTCGTTCGATCCCATTCGGGCAATCCGCACAAAGGAATACAGCTACATCGAAAACTACGTACCACGGCCACTGCTGGACTTGCCGTGGGATATCGGAGAAAGCCCCTCCGGTCAGGCCGTCGCGCCACTGGTCACCGCGCCCCGCCCGCAACGCGAGCTCTACGATTTGCGCGCAGACCCTACCGAGAGCAACAACCTGCTAGCCGGTGACGACGCTCGAGACTTCGACGCGATCGCGGCCGATCTCGCTGTCCGGCTACACGATTGGCGCCAGCGCACCAACGACGTCATACCGTCGGAGTTCGCCGGTACCCGCATCGCGCAGCGCTATACCGAAACGTATCTACGAATCCATCACATGACGCCGACCGCTAGGTCGGCGATCGCATCCGACCGCGGTATCGAACTACCCACCTGA
- a CDS encoding trans-aconitate 2-methyltransferase codes for MWDPDVYLAFADHRSRPFYELLSRVGAERARRVVDLGCGPGHLTKYLARRWPSAVIEALDSSPEMVAAARERGIDATTGDLRTWKPRPDTDVVVSNAALHWVPEHSDLLLRWVGELAPSSWIAVQIPANFETPSHAAVRALARREPYAKLMRDIPFRVGAVVHPPAYYAELLMDAGCKVDVWETTYLHQLTGEHPVLDWITGTALVPVRERLDDAGWEQFRQELIPLLDDAYPRRTDGTTIFPFRRVFFVAEVAGARRSGG; via the coding sequence ATGTGGGATCCCGATGTCTACCTGGCCTTTGCGGATCATCGGAGCCGTCCGTTCTACGAATTGCTGTCGCGGGTGGGCGCCGAGCGGGCGCGTCGGGTGGTTGACCTCGGTTGCGGCCCCGGCCACCTGACGAAGTACTTGGCGCGCCGGTGGCCCAGTGCGGTGATCGAGGCATTGGACAGCTCACCGGAGATGGTCGCCGCCGCCCGGGAACGCGGCATCGACGCCACGACCGGCGACCTGCGGACCTGGAAGCCGCGGCCGGACACTGACGTGGTGGTGAGCAACGCGGCCTTGCACTGGGTGCCCGAGCACTCCGACCTACTGCTGCGGTGGGTCGGCGAACTTGCGCCGAGCTCGTGGATCGCTGTGCAGATCCCGGCCAATTTCGAGACGCCGTCGCACGCCGCGGTGCGGGCGTTGGCCCGTCGAGAGCCCTACGCGAAACTCATGCGCGATATACCGTTTCGCGTGGGCGCGGTGGTCCACCCGCCCGCGTACTACGCCGAGTTGCTGATGGACGCCGGATGCAAGGTGGATGTCTGGGAGACCACGTACCTGCACCAGCTCACCGGTGAGCACCCGGTGTTGGACTGGATTACCGGCACCGCGCTGGTCCCGGTGCGCGAGCGGCTCGACGACGCGGGCTGGGAACAGTTCCGCCAGGAACTCATCCCACTGCTGGATGACGCCTACCCGCGCCGGACCGACGGCACGACCATCTTCCCGTTCCGGCGGGTGTTCTTCGTGGCTGAGGTAGCTGGGGCGCGCCGCTCAGGTGGGTAG
- a CDS encoding L,D-transpeptidase family protein, with protein MRRLVGLLCAAVCIAGVAVMFAPVTVAAGNPWFANSVGNATQVVSVVSTGGSNAKMDIYQRTAAGWQALKTGIPTHVGSAGMASQAKSGYPATPMGVYSLDSAFGTAPNPGGGLPYTQVGPNHWWSGDDHSPTFNSMQVCQKSQCPFNTAESENLQIPQYKHSVVMGVNKNKVPGGGSAFFFHTTDGGATAGCVAIDDATLVQIIRWLKPGAVIAIAK; from the coding sequence ATGCGCCGACTGGTAGGTCTGCTGTGTGCTGCGGTGTGCATCGCCGGTGTAGCGGTGATGTTTGCCCCGGTGACCGTCGCGGCCGGCAATCCGTGGTTTGCGAACTCCGTCGGCAATGCCACGCAGGTGGTTTCGGTGGTGTCAACCGGCGGGTCGAACGCGAAGATGGATATCTACCAGCGCACCGCCGCCGGCTGGCAGGCCCTCAAAACCGGAATCCCCACCCACGTTGGCTCGGCGGGGATGGCGTCGCAGGCCAAGAGTGGGTACCCGGCCACTCCCATGGGGGTTTACAGCCTCGACTCCGCCTTCGGTACCGCGCCGAATCCCGGTGGCGGGCTGCCGTATACCCAAGTGGGACCCAATCACTGGTGGAGCGGGGACGACCACAGCCCGACCTTCAACAGCATGCAGGTGTGCCAGAAGTCCCAGTGCCCGTTCAATACGGCCGAAAGTGAGAACCTGCAGATCCCGCAGTACAAGCATTCGGTCGTCATGGGCGTCAACAAGAACAAAGTTCCCGGCGGCGGTTCCGCGTTCTTCTTTCACACCACCGATGGTGGTGCCACCGCCGGATGCGTGGCGATTGACGATGCCACCCTGGTACAGATCATCCGCTGGCTAAAGCCCGGTGCGGTGATCGCTATCGCCAAATAA
- the bluB gene encoding 5,6-dimethylbenzimidazole synthase yields the protein MVDHAFTPQERQALYRVISERRDMRRFVPGSVVPENVLARLLQAAHAAPSVGLMQPWRFIRITDGQLRERIHALVDEERALTARALGRRATEFLALKVEGILECAELLVVALCDNRAAHIFGRRTLPQMDLASVSCAIQNLWLAARSEGLGMGWVSLFDPNRLAALLQIPADAEPVAILCLGPVPEFPDRPALELDGWAFARPLAEFVSENRWGRAPQSLPVGNSDK from the coding sequence ATCGTGGATCATGCGTTCACCCCGCAAGAGCGGCAGGCCTTGTATCGCGTGATCTCCGAACGCCGAGACATGCGCCGCTTCGTGCCCGGCAGCGTGGTGCCCGAGAATGTGCTGGCACGTCTGCTACAAGCCGCGCATGCCGCGCCCAGCGTCGGCCTGATGCAGCCATGGCGCTTCATTCGGATCACGGACGGCCAGCTGCGGGAACGTATCCACGCGCTCGTCGACGAGGAGCGCGCGCTGACCGCCCGGGCCCTGGGGCGACGAGCCACCGAATTTCTGGCTCTGAAGGTCGAGGGAATCCTCGAGTGCGCCGAGCTGCTGGTAGTGGCGCTGTGCGACAACCGTGCGGCACACATCTTCGGCCGGCGCACGCTGCCGCAGATGGATCTGGCGTCGGTGTCATGCGCAATCCAAAACCTGTGGCTGGCGGCTCGCTCCGAAGGCCTAGGAATGGGCTGGGTGTCCCTGTTCGATCCGAACCGATTGGCGGCCCTGCTGCAGATACCCGCGGACGCCGAACCGGTGGCAATCCTGTGTCTCGGCCCGGTACCAGAGTTTCCCGACCGGCCCGCGCTCGAGCTGGACGGCTGGGCCTTCGCGCGTCCGCTTGCTGAATTTGTTTCCGAAAACCGATGGGGTCGAGCGCCGCAATCGTTGCCTGTCGGCAATTCAGACAAGTAG